Proteins from a single region of Streptomyces glaucescens:
- a CDS encoding DNRLRE domain-containing protein: protein MSVSLMEGVAAAAPPETPAQEPKAGSVTTAADIPSAKVAARLSGHRVEALSERTETSTTWVNQDGSLTTELSAGPVRFQRDGDWTDVDVDLRESGDGVAPVAHPGRLRLAGRTGRPAASLKAAQRTAAVDLVTLGEGDQRITLQWKGGLPKPTLKGPRAEYADAVPGADVIVEATRTGFEQYVEIKRRPTTADYTYTLPLKAKGLKAKQLGDGSVLFTDRKNRKRAVMPAPVMWDSTVDERSGEHVNRARVDMRVVRTKDGVDLVVSPDPEFLADPDTKYPVTVDPSTSSLSSVFDTYVQQGETVDWSGDVELDFGNPGTKNADGTPRTAQSFITWNTTPIQDALVSSAKLSLWNFHSGNTDCKLHPWEVWASGAASTSSRWTNRPAMTAKKATSTETRGNAGCATQPDGWINADVTTLAQEWASAKATRGHMGLRASDESVVAQWKRVNSANAAANPPKLVVNYNFRPKTGTRQEAGPPFFSYGGAYQVNTTTPTLRDTFVDADGDKVNGTFQIYDSATNTQVGNVIVSPYVASGSAASVTVPAGVLSNGRTYKFRTSPYDGTHYNTGWSAWRTFTVDTSAPSAPTKITSTDYPSGQWVKGEGQPGVFTVTPPAADHNWLEWSLDGVTWTKVTTGGASTPQNISVTPPRNGTHTLQVRSVDKADNKSEALEYTFHAGSGGFLQPSGGERTARRLPLVAEADAGRYDSVSFSWRRSEADGWTRIPAGDVTSGGVPLTAWPVPLAGGKNAPLVWNATQTVDPDGTVQIKADFTGPNAAAGSTPPLSVVVDRNADGAAGTEVGPGSVNLLTGDYTLSEDDVSLFGMTVTRTASSRSPDQGARQEGQAAIFGKEWVAGTVAEDTESDYNHIRKVSDTAVDVVMEEGDAIHFTANAAKTAWVGEPGAEDLTLKGSTTGSFTLSDPDGVVTTFTKPAANATTWQVSSTLQDGLANTTTRTVSETVTVDGRTLARPKRIIAPTSAVTAAACEADPSTKGCRVLEFVYATATTATGTETDAQFGDVAGQVKQIRLWATEPGASAATPTAVAAYRYDAQGRLRQFWDPRIGQQSETQYAYHEGRVTWLEEAGELPYTFTYGNPGTGPAPGAGMLLKVSRPALRQGTADTVESTATTSLVYGVPLTGDRAPYAMGAAATAGWGQLDTPSDATAVLPADSVPSSHDGAALTRSDYTRATVHYLNASGREVNTAEPGGHISTTEHDRFGNVVRELTAANRELALGGSDAHRDTLTDLGIVSRSPAERAHLLSTTTLYDDGGVREQEEFGPLRRVDLAEDLKDGTTVLVQAGTSVPARSWTVKEYDEGRPTDGTATVKDQVTLEITGARVRDYHSVMGDKRVTETQYDWAKGLPTLTIQDSGGLNLTSSSSYDAQGRVVSQTLPGATGTDAATRITTYWSADGTGPCKGRPEWADLPCWTGPAGAITGGGGNPAALPGTTTEYGYYGETTKTVETANGKTRTVTTQYDGAGRPTTVTVTSDAGQPVPVTTTEYDPVTGDVTRITSPTAGTITKVYDKLGRLISYTDADGGRTTTEYDLLDRPVKVTDTAPSTVTYTYDHTAEPRGLATRITDSVAGAFSATYDADGSVATEKLPGGYTLTVTEDTTGAPVSRAYTRDSDGVSVFTDTVAESVHGQVTRHQGWSAQKYTYDRAGRLTDVDDTVGEVCTRRSYTFDQRSNRTALSTATAAPGAACTSTGATTTTHTYDSADRLVDTGYVYDAFGRTTALPGSTLEYYANDLVHRQTADGKRQTWQLDPALRFRSWTVETGSGTSWTPAQSKLNHYDGDSDNPRWIVEDTATGALTRNVDSVSGDLAATTGKTGDTVLQLTTVHGDVALQLPLDPAQAPTALDADEYGNPRPGQHATRYNWLGAKQRSTETLTGLTLMGVRLYNPATGRFLSLDPVYGGSANAYEYTYADPVNKFDLSGRWVPLVVWGVRAAWTCYKHCRKVYRAARTGYRAYKAYKKKKKYVKAVYQYRARGARWNNNRYFGERSRFFGDKHRGRQGYLNRRNWGMGWSAVGFKKTLGIKKARTVFRVKFGRGRHWDLRVGRWL, encoded by the coding sequence ATGTCGGTCTCCCTCATGGAGGGCGTGGCCGCGGCCGCGCCGCCCGAGACCCCGGCCCAGGAGCCGAAGGCCGGCTCCGTGACCACGGCGGCCGACATCCCGTCGGCCAAGGTGGCCGCCAGGCTGTCGGGTCACCGGGTGGAGGCCCTGTCCGAGCGCACGGAGACCTCGACGACCTGGGTGAACCAGGACGGCAGTCTGACGACCGAACTGTCCGCCGGTCCGGTCCGTTTCCAGCGCGACGGCGACTGGACCGACGTCGATGTGGACCTGCGCGAGTCGGGCGACGGGGTCGCACCCGTGGCCCACCCCGGCCGGCTCAGGCTCGCGGGCCGGACCGGCAGGCCCGCCGCGTCGCTGAAGGCGGCTCAGCGGACCGCGGCCGTCGACCTCGTGACCCTGGGCGAGGGCGACCAGCGCATCACCCTCCAGTGGAAGGGCGGCCTGCCGAAGCCGACGCTGAAGGGCCCCCGCGCGGAGTACGCCGACGCGGTGCCCGGCGCCGACGTCATCGTGGAGGCCACCCGCACCGGCTTCGAGCAGTACGTCGAGATCAAGCGGCGGCCGACGACCGCCGACTACACCTACACGCTGCCGCTGAAGGCCAAGGGGCTGAAGGCGAAGCAGCTCGGGGACGGCAGTGTCCTCTTCACCGACCGGAAGAACAGGAAGCGGGCCGTGATGCCCGCACCGGTCATGTGGGACTCCACGGTCGACGAACGCTCCGGCGAGCACGTCAACCGGGCCAGGGTCGACATGAGGGTCGTCCGGACGAAGGACGGCGTCGATCTGGTCGTCAGTCCCGACCCGGAGTTCCTCGCCGACCCGGACACCAAGTACCCGGTGACCGTCGACCCGTCCACGTCGTCCCTGTCCAGCGTCTTCGACACCTACGTGCAGCAGGGCGAGACCGTCGACTGGTCCGGGGACGTCGAACTCGACTTCGGCAACCCGGGCACCAAGAACGCCGACGGCACCCCGCGCACCGCCCAGTCCTTCATCACCTGGAACACCACCCCGATCCAGGACGCACTGGTCTCCAGCGCCAAGCTCAGCCTGTGGAACTTCCACTCGGGCAACACCGACTGCAAGCTCCACCCCTGGGAGGTCTGGGCCTCCGGCGCGGCGTCCACCTCCAGCCGGTGGACGAACCGGCCGGCGATGACGGCGAAGAAGGCGACGTCCACCGAGACCCGCGGCAACGCCGGCTGCGCCACCCAGCCCGACGGCTGGATCAACGCCGACGTCACCACCCTCGCCCAGGAGTGGGCGTCGGCCAAGGCCACCCGCGGCCACATGGGCCTGCGCGCCTCGGACGAGTCGGTCGTCGCCCAGTGGAAGCGCGTCAACTCGGCGAACGCGGCGGCCAACCCGCCGAAGCTGGTGGTGAACTACAACTTCCGTCCCAAGACGGGCACCCGGCAGGAGGCCGGTCCGCCGTTCTTCTCCTACGGCGGCGCCTACCAGGTGAACACCACCACCCCCACCCTGCGGGACACGTTCGTCGACGCCGACGGCGACAAGGTCAACGGCACCTTCCAGATCTACGACAGCGCCACCAACACGCAGGTCGGCAACGTCATCGTCTCCCCGTACGTGGCGTCCGGCTCGGCCGCCTCGGTGACCGTGCCGGCGGGTGTGCTCAGCAACGGCAGGACGTACAAGTTCCGTACCTCGCCGTACGACGGCACGCACTACAACACCGGCTGGTCGGCCTGGCGGACCTTCACCGTGGACACCTCGGCGCCCTCCGCGCCGACGAAGATCACGTCCACGGACTACCCGTCGGGCCAGTGGGTCAAGGGCGAGGGCCAGCCCGGCGTCTTCACCGTCACACCGCCCGCCGCGGACCACAACTGGCTGGAGTGGTCGCTGGACGGCGTGACATGGACGAAGGTCACCACGGGCGGCGCGAGCACCCCGCAGAACATCAGCGTCACCCCGCCGAGGAACGGCACCCACACCCTTCAGGTGCGCTCGGTGGACAAGGCGGACAACAAGTCGGAGGCGCTGGAGTACACGTTCCACGCCGGTTCCGGCGGCTTCCTCCAGCCGTCCGGGGGCGAGCGCACCGCGCGCCGGCTGCCGCTGGTCGCGGAGGCGGACGCCGGCAGGTACGACAGTGTGTCCTTCTCCTGGCGCCGCTCCGAGGCCGACGGCTGGACGAGGATCCCCGCCGGTGACGTCACCTCGGGCGGTGTACCGCTCACCGCGTGGCCGGTACCGCTGGCCGGCGGGAAGAACGCGCCGCTCGTGTGGAACGCCACCCAGACCGTCGACCCCGACGGCACGGTCCAGATCAAGGCGGACTTCACCGGGCCGAACGCGGCCGCCGGCAGCACCCCGCCGCTCAGTGTCGTCGTGGACCGCAACGCCGACGGAGCCGCCGGCACCGAGGTCGGGCCCGGCTCGGTGAACCTGCTCACCGGTGACTACACCCTGTCCGAGGACGACGTGTCGCTCTTCGGCATGACGGTCACCCGTACCGCCTCCTCCCGCAGCCCGGACCAGGGCGCCCGGCAGGAGGGGCAAGCCGCGATCTTCGGCAAGGAGTGGGTGGCCGGAACGGTCGCCGAGGACACCGAGAGCGACTACAACCACATCCGCAAGGTCTCCGACACCGCCGTCGACGTGGTGATGGAGGAAGGCGACGCGATCCACTTCACGGCCAACGCCGCGAAGACCGCCTGGGTGGGCGAGCCGGGCGCCGAGGACCTGACCCTGAAGGGCAGCACGACGGGCTCCTTCACCCTGTCCGACCCCGACGGTGTCGTCACCACCTTCACCAAGCCCGCCGCGAACGCGACCACCTGGCAGGTCTCCAGCACCCTCCAGGACGGCCTGGCCAACACCACGACGAGGACCGTCTCGGAGACGGTGACCGTGGACGGCAGGACCCTCGCCCGCCCCAAGCGGATCATCGCCCCGACCTCGGCGGTCACCGCGGCCGCCTGTGAGGCCGACCCGTCCACCAAGGGCTGCCGGGTCCTGGAGTTCGTCTACGCCACGGCCACCACGGCCACCGGCACCGAGACCGACGCCCAGTTCGGCGATGTCGCCGGGCAGGTGAAGCAGATCCGGCTGTGGGCGACCGAGCCCGGGGCGAGCGCCGCCACCCCGACCGCCGTCGCCGCCTACCGCTACGACGCGCAGGGCCGGCTCCGCCAGTTCTGGGACCCGCGGATCGGGCAGCAGTCCGAGACGCAGTACGCCTACCACGAAGGCCGCGTCACCTGGCTGGAGGAGGCCGGAGAGCTGCCGTACACCTTCACCTACGGCAACCCCGGCACCGGCCCGGCCCCGGGAGCGGGCATGCTGCTCAAGGTCTCCCGGCCCGCCCTCCGGCAGGGCACGGCCGACACCGTCGAGTCCACCGCGACCACCAGCCTGGTCTACGGCGTGCCGCTGACCGGCGACCGGGCGCCGTACGCCATGGGCGCCGCGGCCACGGCCGGCTGGGGCCAGCTCGACACCCCCTCGGACGCGACCGCCGTCCTCCCCGCGGACTCGGTGCCGTCCTCCCACGACGGCGCGGCCCTGACACGGTCCGACTACACCCGGGCCACCGTGCACTACCTGAACGCCTCCGGCCGCGAGGTCAACACCGCCGAGCCGGGCGGGCACATCAGCACCACCGAGCACGACCGCTTCGGCAACGTCGTCCGGGAACTCACCGCCGCCAACCGTGAGCTGGCCCTCGGCGGCTCGGACGCGCACCGCGACACCCTGACGGACCTGGGCATCGTCTCCCGCTCCCCGGCCGAGCGCGCCCACCTGCTGTCGACCACCACGCTCTACGACGACGGCGGCGTCCGCGAACAGGAGGAGTTCGGACCGCTGCGCCGGGTGGACCTGGCCGAGGACCTCAAGGACGGCACCACGGTCCTGGTCCAGGCGGGCACATCGGTGCCGGCCCGGTCGTGGACGGTCAAGGAGTACGACGAGGGCCGACCCACCGACGGCACCGCCACCGTCAAGGACCAGGTCACCCTGGAGATCACGGGTGCCCGGGTCCGTGACTACCACTCGGTCATGGGCGACAAGCGGGTCACGGAGACCCAGTACGACTGGGCCAAGGGCCTGCCCACCCTCACGATCCAGGACTCCGGCGGGCTGAACCTGACCAGTTCCAGCAGCTACGACGCCCAGGGCCGGGTGGTCTCCCAGACCCTGCCCGGCGCCACCGGCACGGACGCGGCCACCCGGATCACCACGTACTGGTCCGCCGACGGCACCGGCCCGTGCAAGGGCCGCCCGGAGTGGGCCGACCTGCCCTGCTGGACCGGCCCGGCGGGCGCCATCACGGGAGGCGGCGGCAACCCGGCCGCGCTGCCCGGCACCACCACCGAGTACGGCTACTACGGCGAGACGACGAAGACCGTCGAGACCGCCAACGGCAAGACCCGTACCGTCACCACCCAGTACGACGGCGCCGGCCGCCCCACCACCGTCACGGTCACCAGCGACGCCGGTCAGCCCGTCCCCGTGACGACCACCGAGTACGACCCGGTCACCGGCGACGTCACCAGGATCACCTCCCCGACGGCCGGCACGATCACCAAGGTCTACGACAAGCTGGGCCGGCTCATCTCCTACACGGACGCCGACGGCGGCCGGACCACCACGGAGTACGACCTGCTCGACCGCCCGGTCAAGGTCACCGACACCGCACCCTCCACCGTCACCTACACCTACGACCACACCGCCGAGCCCCGCGGCCTGGCGACCCGGATCACCGACTCCGTCGCGGGCGCCTTCTCCGCCACGTACGACGCGGACGGCTCGGTCGCCACCGAGAAGCTGCCCGGCGGCTACACCCTGACCGTCACCGAGGACACGACGGGCGCCCCGGTCTCGCGCGCCTACACCCGCGACAGCGACGGCGTCAGCGTCTTCACCGACACGGTCGCCGAGTCCGTCCACGGCCAGGTCACCCGCCACCAGGGCTGGTCGGCGCAGAAGTACACCTACGACCGGGCCGGACGGCTGACCGACGTCGACGACACCGTCGGCGAGGTCTGCACCCGGCGCAGCTACACCTTCGACCAGCGCAGCAACCGCACCGCCCTGTCCACCGCGACCGCCGCGCCCGGCGCCGCCTGCACCTCCACGGGAGCGACCACCACCACCCACACCTACGACAGCGCCGACCGGCTCGTCGACACGGGCTACGTCTACGACGCCTTCGGCCGCACCACCGCGCTGCCGGGCAGCACACTGGAGTACTACGCCAACGACCTGGTCCACCGGCAGACCGCGGACGGCAAGCGCCAGACCTGGCAGCTCGACCCGGCCCTGCGCTTCCGCTCCTGGACGGTGGAGACCGGCAGCGGCACGAGCTGGACGCCGGCGCAGTCCAAGCTCAACCACTACGACGGCGACAGCGACAACCCCCGCTGGATCGTCGAGGACACCGCCACCGGAGCCCTGACGCGCAACGTCGACTCGGTCTCCGGGGACCTCGCCGCCACCACCGGCAAGACCGGCGACACCGTCCTCCAGCTCACCACCGTCCACGGTGACGTGGCGCTCCAGCTTCCGCTGGACCCCGCCCAGGCACCCACGGCGCTGGACGCCGACGAGTACGGCAATCCGCGTCCCGGCCAGCACGCCACCCGCTACAACTGGCTCGGCGCCAAGCAGCGCTCCACCGAGACGCTCACCGGCCTGACCCTCATGGGCGTCCGGCTCTACAACCCCGCCACCGGCCGGTTCCTGTCCCTGGACCCGGTCTACGGGGGCAGCGCCAACGCGTACGAGTACACCTACGCCGACCCGGTCAACAAGTTCGACCTCAGCGGCCGGTGGGTGCCCCTGGTGGTCTGGGGCGTACGAGCGGCGTGGACCTGCTACAAGCACTGCCGCAAGGTGTACCGGGCCGCGAGGACCGGCTACCGCGCCTACAAGGCGTACAAGAAGAAGAAGAAATACGTGAAGGCGGTCTACCAGTACCGCGCCCGCGGCGCCCGCTGGAACAACAACCGGTACTTCGGCGAGCGCAGCAGGTTCTTCGGTGACAAGCACCGCGGCCGGCAGGGCTACCTGAACCGGCGCAACTGGGGGATGGGCTGGAGTGCCGTCGGGTTCAAGAAAACCCTCGGCATCAAGAAGGCCAGGACCGTGTTCCGCGTCAAGTTCGGCAGGGGGAGACACTGGGACCTGCGAGTCGGAAGGTGGTTGTAG